In the genome of Telluria mixta, the window ATGCGGCGGGCCTGGGACGGCTGTGGCCCCGCGCGCACGGGGCGCGCCGGCAGTTGGCGCGGCAGGCCGCGTGGTTCGGCGCGGGCTGGGCGATGCTCGTGCTGGCGCTCGCATCGCCGCTGGACGGTGCCGGCAGCTATGCGTTTTCCGCCCATATGGTGCAGCACGAAATCCTGATGATCGTGGCCGGGCCGCTGCTCGTGCTGGGCCGTCCGCTCGCGCTGTGGCTGTGGGCGTTCGGGCCCCAGGCGCGCTTACGCATTGCGGCTGCCACGCGCAGGCCCGCCGTGCGCGCCGCATGGGGCGCGCTGACCGCGCCCGTGAATGCATGGCTGCTGCACTTCGCCGCGCTGTGGATGTGGCACGTGCCGGCCTGTTTCCAGCTGGCGCTGGCAAGCAACGGCATGCATGCACTGCAGCACACGAGCTTCCTCGCCACCGCGCTGCTGTTCTGGTGGGCCGTGCTGGGGCGCGAGGGCGGAGCGCACGGCCGCGGCGGCGCCATCGTCTACCTGTTCACGACGATGATGCACACGGGCGCGCTCGGCGCGCTGTTCACCATGTCGGAGACGATCTGGTATCCGTTGTACGGTAACCGCGCGCAGCTGTTCGGATTGAGCCCGCTGGAAGACCAGCAACTGGGTGGCCTCATCATGTGGATCCCTGGTGGACTCGCGTATCTGATTGCGGGCCTCGTCCTGTGCGCCCGCTGGCTGCGGGCCGGACCGGCGCCGCGCACGCTGGAGGCCCGGCCATGAGCCATCGTTCGCTTGCGATCCTGCTGTACGCAGTCTTGCTGGCAGGCTGCTCGAAAGCCCCGCCGAAGACGGAGCCGATCACGGGCGGCGATCCGCGCCACGGCCGCGAACTGCTCGCCCGCTACGGCTGCGCGAGCTGCCACCAGATCAAGGGCATCGCGCACGCGGACAGCCAGGTCGGTCCGCCCCTCGACGAGATCCGCTCGCGCGGTTATATTGCGGGCGTCATGCCGCACACC includes:
- a CDS encoding cytochrome c oxidase assembly protein, whose product is MRRLIALLTLAPLVARAHDVQAELAAGPSLGWGAEWWVVTLLALSLLLYAAGLGRLWPRAHGARRQLARQAAWFGAGWAMLVLALASPLDGAGSYAFSAHMVQHEILMIVAGPLLVLGRPLALWLWAFGPQARLRIAAATRRPAVRAAWGALTAPVNAWLLHFAALWMWHVPACFQLALASNGMHALQHTSFLATALLFWWAVLGREGGAHGRGGAIVYLFTTMMHTGALGALFTMSETIWYPLYGNRAQLFGLSPLEDQQLGGLIMWIPGGLAYLIAGLVLCARWLRAGPAPRTLEARP
- a CDS encoding c-type cytochrome is translated as MSHRSLAILLYAVLLAGCSKAPPKTEPITGGDPRHGRELLARYGCASCHQIKGIAHADSQVGPPLDEIRSRGYIAGVMPHTADNLMKWIQYPRQVVPNTAMPELGVTPAEARDMAAYLYSQ